Proteins encoded by one window of Candidatus Methylomirabilota bacterium:
- a CDS encoding phytanoyl-CoA dioxygenase family protein, translating into MLSPAHIARYRDQGYLVVPDVLDAPTLATVRAEMARILEGARAVTTHTDMYDLEPGHRADDPRVRRVKTPHRFFPLFERLMRHPTLVAILGDLLGSAVRLHGSKINLKSPRYGSPVEWHQDWAFYPHTNDDLLAVGVMLDDCTSDNGPLLVVPGSHRGPTFDHHADGYFCGAIDPAAIRDLIARAVPLTGRAGAMSFHHVRLVHGSAQNVSSLPRTLLLYEYGAADAWPLMGVSDLADFDGRLITGEPTVEARVTAAPVRMPLPPARHQGSIYENQADASRRYFQLEEPSPSPRT; encoded by the coding sequence ATGCTCTCGCCCGCGCACATCGCCCGCTATCGTGACCAGGGTTACCTCGTCGTCCCCGACGTGCTCGACGCGCCCACCCTCGCGACGGTTCGCGCCGAGATGGCGCGCATTCTCGAGGGCGCGCGGGCGGTGACCACGCACACCGACATGTACGACCTCGAGCCCGGGCACCGCGCGGACGACCCGCGCGTGCGCCGCGTGAAGACGCCGCATCGCTTCTTCCCGCTCTTCGAGCGGCTGATGCGGCATCCGACCCTGGTGGCGATCCTCGGTGATCTGCTCGGGTCCGCGGTGCGGCTGCACGGCTCCAAGATCAATCTCAAGTCGCCGCGCTACGGATCGCCGGTGGAGTGGCACCAGGACTGGGCGTTCTATCCGCACACCAACGACGACCTGCTCGCGGTGGGCGTGATGCTCGACGATTGCACGAGCGACAACGGCCCGCTCCTGGTGGTGCCGGGCAGCCACCGCGGCCCCACGTTCGATCACCACGCCGACGGCTACTTCTGCGGGGCCATCGATCCCGCGGCGATCCGTGACCTGATCGCCCGGGCGGTGCCGCTGACCGGACGGGCGGGCGCCATGAGCTTCCACCACGTGCGGCTCGTGCACGGCTCGGCCCAGAACGTCTCGAGCCTGCCCCGCACGCTGCTGCTCTACGAGTATGGCGCCGCGGATGCGTGGCCGCTGATGGGAGTGTCCGACCTGGCCGACTTCGACGGGCGTCTGATCACGGGCGAGCCCACCGTCGAGGCGCGGGTGACGGCGGCCCCGGTGCGGATGCCGCTGCCGCCGGCGCGGCACCAGGGCTCGATCTACGAGAACCAGGCCGACGCCTCGCGGCGCTACTTCCAGCTCGAGGAGCCGTCGCCCAGCCCGCGCACCTGA
- a CDS encoding NAD(P)/FAD-dependent oxidoreductase, which yields MATDFDVAVIGGGPGGSSAATALARRGRRVLLLERDRFPRFHIGESQLPWINGVLDELGAHEAVAKAGFVEKWGASFWEIDGSPAAYVDFTAAWETPMPQTYQVPRARFDEVLLRHAERCGVVVREGHRALDAAFEPDGVTLRYASSDGVEQTARVAIVVDASGRAGFLSRKVGGYDTDPLLQHVAVHAQYEGIPRPDGRAAGDIRVLTRTDVGWIWLIPISETVTSVGAVVPQALHRRESKATPDESLDHYLASTPAAPGLLKDARRVSPSRYDADYSYLARTIAGDRWVAVGDASCFLDPIFSTGVLMAMQGGLEAGEAIDAGLRAGDLSARRFADYERIVRRRYHYFRRFVVGFYDPYFRRLLFRRSRRFGLYEAVLSALAGNWRPSLGTRLRIQIFFAIVELKRRLRVAPPQDAGVWRQ from the coding sequence ATGGCCACCGACTTCGACGTGGCGGTGATCGGCGGCGGGCCCGGCGGCTCCAGCGCCGCGACCGCGCTGGCCCGGCGGGGACGCCGCGTGCTCCTGCTGGAGCGCGACCGCTTTCCGCGCTTCCACATCGGCGAGTCGCAGCTGCCGTGGATCAACGGCGTGCTCGACGAGCTGGGGGCGCACGAGGCGGTGGCCAAGGCCGGCTTCGTGGAGAAGTGGGGCGCCAGCTTCTGGGAGATCGACGGCAGCCCCGCCGCCTACGTGGACTTCACCGCCGCGTGGGAGACGCCCATGCCGCAGACCTACCAGGTCCCCCGCGCCCGGTTCGACGAGGTGCTGCTCCGTCACGCCGAGCGGTGCGGCGTGGTCGTGCGCGAGGGCCATCGGGCGCTCGACGCGGCCTTCGAGCCCGACGGCGTGACCCTTCGTTACGCCTCGTCCGACGGCGTCGAGCAGACCGCGCGGGTCGCCATCGTGGTGGACGCCTCCGGGCGCGCCGGCTTCCTGTCCCGCAAGGTCGGCGGGTACGACACCGATCCGCTGCTGCAGCACGTCGCCGTCCACGCCCAGTACGAGGGCATCCCGCGCCCCGACGGCCGCGCCGCCGGCGACATCCGCGTGCTGACCCGCACCGACGTCGGCTGGATCTGGCTGATCCCGATCTCGGAGACCGTCACCAGCGTGGGAGCGGTGGTGCCGCAGGCGCTCCACCGTCGGGAGTCGAAGGCCACGCCGGACGAGAGCCTGGACCACTACCTGGCCAGCACACCCGCCGCGCCCGGGCTGCTGAAGGATGCGCGGCGGGTCTCGCCCTCCCGGTACGACGCGGACTACTCGTATCTCGCGCGCACGATCGCGGGCGACCGCTGGGTGGCGGTGGGCGACGCCAGCTGCTTCCTCGACCCGATCTTCTCGACCGGCGTGCTGATGGCCATGCAGGGGGGCCTCGAGGCCGGCGAGGCCATCGACGCGGGGCTGCGCGCCGGCGATCTCTCTGCGCGCCGCTTCGCCGACTACGAGCGCATCGTTCGGCGGCGGTATCACTACTTCCGGCGCTTCGTGGTGGGCTTCTACGATCCGTACTTCCGCCGGCTGCTCTTCCGGCGCTCGCGCCGGTTCGGCCTCTACGAGGCGGTGCTCTCGGCCCTGGCCGGCAACTGGCGTCCCTCGCTGGGGACGCGCCTGCGCATCCAGATCTTCTTCGCGATCGTCGAGCTGAAGCGGCGGCTGCGCGTCGCCCCGCCCCAGGACGCGGGGGTCTGGCGCCAGTAG
- a CDS encoding LLM class flavin-dependent oxidoreductase, translating to MTPARFRRILGRAMKFDIGILASQPLPVIVEQVRLAESLGFDTAWIADTHLVCRELWVILTACAAATSRIRLGPGITVPHTRHISVTASAIATLHELAPRRLVLGIGTGGSAAETMGLSVAKVARIATLESMARSLKALLGGGSMRLDTGAEARLAWLAGPVHVPLYLAGSGPRMLDTAGRLGDGAIMYSGVAPWLLEAALGCVASGARAAGRTPTDLDVAIWAPTSIDRDRALARDHVRGRVASALRHAFPVTWSAEDQAVIDRVRAAYDSYQHASAGSQHRLLVSDRFVDLMALAGSPDEVREQVRRVMAVPGIGRIILLPQVPGQAFVPREQVLRLFADEVMAKL from the coding sequence TTGACGCCGGCGCGCTTCCGGCGGATTCTCGGCCGCGCCATGAAGTTCGACATCGGCATCCTCGCGAGCCAGCCCCTGCCCGTCATCGTCGAGCAGGTCCGTCTGGCCGAGTCGCTCGGCTTCGACACGGCCTGGATCGCCGACACCCACCTGGTCTGCCGGGAGCTGTGGGTCATCCTGACCGCGTGCGCCGCGGCGACCTCGCGCATCCGGCTGGGACCCGGCATCACGGTGCCCCACACCCGCCACATCTCGGTGACGGCCAGCGCCATCGCCACGCTGCACGAGCTGGCGCCGCGGCGGCTCGTGCTCGGGATCGGCACCGGCGGCAGCGCGGCCGAGACGATGGGCCTGTCCGTGGCGAAGGTGGCGCGCATCGCCACGCTCGAGTCCATGGCCCGCTCGCTGAAGGCGCTGCTCGGGGGCGGGTCCATGCGCCTCGACACGGGCGCGGAGGCGCGACTGGCCTGGCTCGCCGGTCCGGTCCACGTCCCCCTCTACCTGGCCGGCTCCGGCCCGCGCATGCTGGACACGGCGGGGCGGCTGGGCGACGGCGCGATCATGTACTCGGGAGTGGCGCCCTGGCTGCTCGAGGCGGCGCTCGGGTGCGTGGCATCCGGCGCACGCGCCGCCGGGCGCACACCGACCGATCTCGACGTGGCGATCTGGGCGCCGACCTCGATCGACCGCGACCGCGCGCTCGCCCGCGATCACGTGCGCGGGCGCGTCGCCTCCGCGCTGCGCCACGCGTTTCCCGTCACGTGGAGCGCGGAGGATCAAGCGGTGATCGACCGGGTGCGCGCGGCCTACGACTCCTACCAGCACGCCAGCGCGGGCTCGCAGCACCGGCTGCTGGTCAGCGACCGCTTCGTGGATCTGATGGCCCTCGCGGGCAGCCCCGACGAGGTGCGCGAGCAGGTGCGGCGGGTGATGGCAGTGCCCGGGATCGGGCGGATCATCCTGCTGCCCCAGGTGCCGGGGCAGGCGTTCGTGCCGCGCGAGCAGGTGCTGCGCCTCTTCGCCGACGAGGTGATGGCGAAGCTCTGA
- a CDS encoding DinB family protein — MDAVDFWLLRYETLHGFLVDDLTDTLTEAHLRGRPVPGVNPVAWLLWHAMRIEDVCVNRFLADRPQVLDAGWLDRLAVARRDVGTGMTDAQVDDFSARIDLDGLRGYCRAVTRTTLDRVPMLRATDLETIVPADRVERVCTSEGAVDPSAAWLTEFWAGGRSRGWVLLQTSLLHVYGHYFEGLTVKGLWGARSR, encoded by the coding sequence ATGGACGCGGTCGATTTCTGGCTGCTCCGCTACGAGACCCTCCACGGCTTCCTGGTCGACGACCTGACCGATACGCTGACCGAGGCCCACCTCCGCGGCCGTCCGGTGCCCGGCGTCAACCCCGTAGCGTGGCTGCTGTGGCACGCGATGCGGATCGAGGACGTCTGCGTCAACCGCTTCCTGGCCGACCGGCCCCAGGTGCTCGACGCGGGCTGGCTCGACCGCCTGGCGGTCGCGCGGCGTGACGTCGGCACCGGCATGACCGACGCGCAGGTGGACGACTTCTCCGCGCGGATCGACCTCGACGGCCTCCGCGGCTACTGCCGTGCGGTGACGCGGACCACCCTGGACCGCGTCCCCATGCTGCGCGCGACCGATCTCGAGACGATCGTGCCGGCCGATCGGGTCGAGCGCGTGTGCACGTCCGAAGGAGCGGTGGATCCGTCCGCCGCGTGGCTCACCGAGTTCTGGGCCGGCGGCCGCAGCCGGGGCTGGGTGCTGCTGCAGACGTCGCTGCTGCACGTCTACGGGCACTATTTCGAGGGGCTCACCGTGAAGGGCCTCTGGGGCGCGCGCAGCCGCTGA
- a CDS encoding TIGR03619 family F420-dependent LLM class oxidoreductase: MKFGVNLISFGPGASPESLSRWAAFAENIGYHFMMLGDHVAITPDVQGRYPAPFYDPFTTLGWLAGMTRRVELGFTVIVLPYRHPLETARMAANLDRLSGGRLIFGIGVGWARQEFEVLGLPFERRGAMTDDYVGALKAAWTQDVASYQGRFVSFKDVYTAPRPLRKPHPPIWVGGSSDAALRRTVRHGDAWHPIRSRIAYLRDEGMPKLRAIADQEGKPVPALCPRIRLRITDQAMPEERRLAGEGTLDQVRRDLDALQKLGASYVCLDTFADDIEGSRNHEAAWRMLAGLAERALDLDRQSLR, translated from the coding sequence ATGAAGTTCGGCGTCAACTTGATCAGCTTCGGGCCGGGCGCCAGCCCGGAGTCGCTGTCGCGCTGGGCCGCCTTCGCCGAGAACATCGGCTATCACTTCATGATGCTGGGCGATCACGTGGCGATCACGCCCGACGTGCAGGGGCGCTACCCGGCACCCTTCTACGATCCGTTCACCACGCTCGGCTGGCTGGCCGGCATGACCCGCCGGGTGGAGCTGGGCTTCACGGTGATCGTGCTGCCCTACCGGCATCCGCTCGAGACCGCGCGGATGGCCGCGAACCTGGACCGGCTGAGCGGCGGCCGCCTCATCTTCGGCATCGGGGTCGGCTGGGCCCGCCAGGAGTTCGAGGTCCTCGGCCTGCCCTTCGAGCGGCGCGGCGCGATGACCGACGACTACGTGGGCGCGCTCAAGGCGGCGTGGACGCAGGACGTGGCCAGCTACCAGGGCCGTTTCGTGTCGTTCAAGGACGTCTACACCGCGCCGCGCCCGCTCCGGAAGCCGCACCCGCCGATCTGGGTGGGCGGCAGCAGCGACGCGGCGCTCCGTCGCACCGTCCGGCACGGCGATGCCTGGCATCCCATCCGCAGCCGCATCGCCTACCTGCGCGACGAGGGCATGCCGAAGCTCCGCGCGATCGCCGACCAGGAGGGCAAGCCCGTGCCCGCCCTCTGCCCGCGCATCCGCCTGCGCATCACCGACCAGGCGATGCCCGAGGAGAGGCGGCTGGCCGGCGAAGGCACGCTCGACCAGGTGCGCCGCGACCTGGACGCCCTGCAGAAGCTGGGCGCCTCGTACGTCTGCCTCGACACCTTCGCCGACGACATCGAGGGCTCGCGCAACCACGAAGCGGCGTGGCGCATGCTCGCGGGACTGGCCGAGCGCGCGCTCGATCTCGATCGGCAGTCTCTTCGCTGA
- a CDS encoding VOC family protein, whose protein sequence is MSQIFKILSHVSVTVTDVAKARDFYTGVLGFPEIPRPAFDFPGIWYSLGGDLQLHIILNDQLVRDAAEREKIVARYPHFALWTDDADATAKRIEERGLTCRDVISGPTGLRQLFVKDPDGNMIEFLGPSTRAAERRMETSPSR, encoded by the coding sequence ATGAGCCAGATCTTCAAGATCCTGAGCCACGTGAGCGTCACCGTCACCGACGTCGCCAAGGCCCGCGACTTCTATACCGGGGTGCTCGGCTTCCCCGAGATCCCGCGCCCGGCCTTCGACTTCCCGGGGATCTGGTACAGCCTGGGCGGCGACCTCCAGCTGCACATCATCCTGAACGACCAGCTCGTGCGCGACGCGGCCGAGCGCGAGAAGATCGTGGCTCGCTACCCGCACTTCGCCCTCTGGACCGACGATGCCGACGCCACCGCGAAGCGCATCGAGGAGCGTGGCCTCACGTGCCGCGACGTGATCTCGGGACCCACCGGCCTGCGCCAGCTCTTCGTGAAGGATCCGGACGGCAACATGATCGAGTTCCTCGGCCCCAGCACCCGCGCGGCCGAGCGCCGCATGGAGACGAGCCCGTCGCGATGA
- a CDS encoding amidohydrolase: MSRDELKRQVFAAIDRRAGEIVGIGERIRKQPEMGFKEVKTAGLVQETLGRLGLTPRTGLAMTGVRADASGRGGAGPTFAIIGELDGLRVTGHPEADPRTGAAHACGHNAQIAGMLGAAMGLLESGALDHLTGTLAFFAVPAEEGGDIEWRQGQIAAGRLEFPCGKQELMRLGHFDDVDLAMMIHTNWRADDGKAGVPASNNGRVGKTARFIGRAAHAGGAPHLGVNALYAAQIALTAINAVRETFRDEDSIRVHPILTHGGSQVNVIPGEARLEMYVRGKTVEGVADASRRVDRALRAGALAMGAQVEIDTLPGPMPLHCDRTMARFFEATARGLVGDAHYHDIPHRSGSTDMGDLSQVMPVLHPYMGGARGPGHSADFAIVDPDLGYVQPAKALAAMAVDLLADGAAGAREVLAGPRPAMTREGYLAFQRGITRRERYDGGDPT, translated from the coding sequence ATGTCCCGGGACGAGCTGAAGCGGCAGGTCTTCGCGGCCATCGATCGTCGGGCCGGGGAGATCGTCGGCATCGGTGAGCGGATCCGGAAGCAGCCGGAGATGGGGTTCAAGGAAGTGAAGACGGCCGGGCTCGTGCAGGAGACGCTCGGCCGGCTGGGGCTCACGCCCAGAACGGGCCTCGCGATGACCGGGGTCCGAGCCGACGCATCCGGTCGCGGCGGTGCCGGGCCCACCTTCGCGATCATCGGCGAGCTGGACGGGTTGCGCGTCACCGGGCATCCCGAGGCCGATCCCCGGACCGGCGCCGCGCATGCCTGCGGCCACAACGCGCAGATTGCGGGCATGCTGGGCGCCGCGATGGGCCTGCTCGAGTCGGGCGCGCTCGATCATCTCACCGGCACGCTCGCGTTCTTCGCGGTGCCCGCCGAGGAGGGCGGCGACATCGAGTGGCGGCAGGGGCAGATCGCGGCGGGCCGGCTCGAGTTCCCGTGCGGCAAGCAGGAGCTGATGCGGCTCGGCCACTTCGACGACGTGGACCTGGCCATGATGATCCACACCAACTGGCGCGCCGACGACGGCAAGGCGGGCGTGCCCGCCTCCAACAACGGCCGCGTCGGCAAGACCGCCCGCTTCATCGGGCGCGCCGCGCACGCGGGCGGCGCGCCGCACCTGGGCGTCAACGCGCTCTACGCCGCGCAGATCGCCCTGACCGCCATCAACGCGGTCCGCGAGACCTTCCGCGACGAGGACTCGATCCGCGTGCACCCGATCCTCACCCACGGCGGCTCGCAGGTGAACGTGATCCCCGGCGAGGCGCGGCTCGAGATGTACGTGCGCGGCAAGACCGTCGAGGGCGTCGCCGACGCGAGCCGGCGGGTCGACCGCGCGCTGCGCGCGGGCGCGCTCGCGATGGGCGCGCAGGTGGAGATCGACACGCTGCCCGGGCCGATGCCGCTCCACTGCGACCGCACCATGGCCCGATTCTTCGAGGCCACCGCCCGCGGGCTGGTGGGCGACGCCCACTATCATGACATCCCGCATCGCTCCGGCTCCACCGACATGGGCGACCTGAGCCAGGTGATGCCGGTGCTGCATCCTTATATGGGCGGGGCGCGGGGCCCGGGCCACTCCGCCGACTTCGCCATCGTCGACCCCGACCTGGGCTACGTGCAGCCGGCCAAGGCCCTGGCCGCGATGGCGGTCGACCTGCTGGCCGACGGCGCCGCGGGGGCGCGCGAGGTGCTGGCGGGCCCGAGGCCGGCCATGACCCGCGAGGGCTACCTCGCCTTTCAGCGCGGCATCACCCGCCGCGAGCGCTACGACGGAGGAGATCCGACATGA
- a CDS encoding glycine zipper family protein yields MTRALPSRGVVAAALVIALAVSGCATIPSGPSVMVLPGSSKNFEQFQMDDGLCRQWAGQQTGTTNDQAAAGSTVQGAAIGTLIGAAAGAALGAAAGNPALGAAAGAGAGLLGGSAVGASRGDAYAGSLQGRYDQAYVQCMYAKGNQVPVARGSQAQQPTYSPPPPPPPPPPAATTVPPGTPPPPPGPPPPPPPSR; encoded by the coding sequence ATGACGCGTGCCCTGCCGTCTCGCGGTGTCGTCGCGGCCGCGCTCGTCATCGCGCTGGCGGTGAGCGGCTGCGCGACCATCCCGAGCGGGCCGAGCGTCATGGTGCTCCCCGGCAGCAGCAAGAACTTCGAGCAGTTCCAGATGGACGACGGCCTCTGCCGTCAGTGGGCGGGGCAGCAGACCGGAACGACCAACGATCAGGCGGCGGCGGGCAGCACCGTGCAGGGCGCTGCGATCGGCACGCTGATCGGCGCTGCCGCGGGCGCCGCCCTCGGAGCGGCCGCCGGCAACCCGGCCCTCGGTGCCGCCGCCGGCGCGGGCGCGGGGCTCCTGGGGGGCAGCGCGGTGGGCGCCAGCCGTGGCGACGCCTATGCGGGGTCGCTCCAGGGCCGCTACGATCAGGCGTACGTGCAGTGCATGTACGCCAAGGGCAACCAGGTGCCGGTGGCCCGCGGCTCGCAAGCGCAACAGCCGACGTATTCGCCTCCGCCACCACCGCCGCCTCCGCCGCCGGCTGCCACGACGGTTCCCCCCGGGACGCCTCCGCCTCCGCCAGGTCCGCCGCCGCCTCCGCCGCCGTCTCGATAA
- a CDS encoding DUF6600 domain-containing protein, with product MRRICAGLLALMLLLGGAAPGLAGTAAPPAPAAPPPPAPPAPEAAPAPADAHAQAETPEATPPRISYLHGEVSFWRPGAHDWVPATLNMPLAPGDVLYAGPAGNVEVQIGPRAFARAAYGAQLGLDNQEPDFVQLRATSGYVSVDLRELPSGHAVELDTPGAAFTMDRAGYYHAEVGTDATTFRTHRGGIATMTPSGGTAQPVAGNQQATIASGGTDEAAAPRVEMTVAAPLSTWDRWNYQRSDYLVQPASARHLSPGVYGAEALDRSGTWRTVETYGSVWVPAGVPAGWSPYTTGRWIWDPRFGWTWLDDAPWGWAPYHYGRWVHLGPEWAWAPGPVIVRPAYSPALVVFLGGPVVVGRPLYWAPLGWGEPVIRWWGPPRVVGVAWWGGWGGPRVVNNVVVNRTTTVNVTHITTYRNVTVTNAVVGVPAERFGQGSARPTRVADAEARRLAPVAGAPEVRPVAASLAPARGAATAARPPEAARSRPVVATRAPQDPAPTLRAQGLPATPAATSPPKPRIVPAPARAATPPAPTAATAPPPRGATAPGRAAPDSGQPPDRGAATRGPRSTGAHSDAVPSPTPSLRRQAPPPAPPAPSAQGAPVPQAERPRGESPRRGGGNERGHDRSGERSQDKGGQPRGDRER from the coding sequence ATGCGACGGATCTGCGCGGGATTGCTGGCGTTGATGCTTCTGCTGGGCGGTGCGGCGCCGGGCCTGGCGGGCACGGCCGCGCCGCCCGCCCCGGCCGCTCCGCCGCCGCCCGCGCCGCCCGCTCCGGAGGCGGCGCCGGCCCCCGCCGACGCCCATGCGCAAGCCGAGACGCCCGAGGCGACGCCGCCCCGGATCAGCTATCTGCACGGCGAGGTCTCGTTCTGGCGGCCCGGCGCCCACGACTGGGTGCCGGCCACCCTCAACATGCCGCTGGCCCCCGGCGACGTCCTCTATGCGGGACCGGCCGGCAACGTGGAGGTCCAGATCGGGCCTCGCGCCTTCGCGCGCGCCGCGTACGGCGCGCAGCTGGGTCTCGACAACCAGGAGCCCGACTTCGTGCAGCTGCGCGCGACCTCGGGTTACGTATCGGTGGACCTGCGCGAGCTCCCGTCCGGCCACGCGGTGGAGCTGGACACTCCGGGCGCCGCGTTCACCATGGACCGCGCCGGCTACTACCACGCCGAGGTCGGCACCGACGCGACGACGTTCCGCACGCACCGCGGCGGGATCGCGACGATGACGCCGTCGGGCGGCACCGCCCAGCCGGTGGCCGGCAACCAGCAGGCGACGATTGCCAGCGGCGGCACCGACGAGGCGGCCGCGCCGCGCGTGGAGATGACGGTCGCGGCACCGCTCAGCACGTGGGATCGCTGGAACTACCAGCGCAGCGACTATCTCGTCCAGCCGGCCAGCGCCCGGCACCTCTCCCCGGGCGTCTACGGCGCCGAGGCTCTCGACCGGAGCGGCACGTGGCGCACGGTGGAGACGTACGGCAGCGTCTGGGTGCCCGCGGGTGTGCCGGCGGGATGGTCGCCCTACACCACCGGCCGCTGGATCTGGGATCCGCGCTTCGGCTGGACGTGGCTCGACGACGCGCCGTGGGGCTGGGCGCCGTATCACTACGGACGCTGGGTCCACCTCGGCCCCGAATGGGCGTGGGCGCCCGGGCCGGTCATCGTGCGGCCCGCCTACTCGCCGGCGCTCGTCGTGTTCCTGGGCGGCCCGGTCGTCGTGGGCCGGCCGCTCTACTGGGCGCCGCTCGGATGGGGCGAGCCGGTCATTCGCTGGTGGGGACCGCCGCGCGTGGTGGGCGTGGCGTGGTGGGGCGGCTGGGGCGGCCCGCGCGTGGTCAACAACGTCGTGGTCAACCGCACGACCACGGTCAACGTCACCCACATCACCACGTATCGCAATGTCACCGTGACCAACGCGGTGGTGGGCGTGCCCGCGGAGCGCTTCGGCCAGGGCAGCGCGCGCCCGACCCGCGTGGCGGATGCGGAAGCGCGCCGGCTCGCGCCGGTGGCGGGCGCCCCCGAGGTACGGCCGGTCGCGGCCAGCCTCGCGCCGGCGCGCGGAGCCGCCACGGCCGCCCGGCCACCCGAAGCGGCACGCTCGCGCCCGGTCGTCGCCACCCGCGCGCCCCAGGACCCCGCGCCGACGCTGCGCGCTCAGGGCCTGCCCGCGACGCCGGCCGCGACGTCACCACCGAAGCCGCGCATCGTGCCGGCGCCGGCGCGCGCGGCGACTCCGCCGGCCCCGACCGCGGCGACCGCGCCGCCCCCGCGCGGGGCAACCGCTCCCGGCCGGGCCGCACCCGACAGTGGCCAGCCGCCCGATCGCGGCGCGGCCACCCGCGGCCCGCGCTCCACGGGCGCGCACAGCGACGCGGTGCCGTCACCGACGCCGTCGCTGCGCCGCCAGGCGCCGCCCCCGGCGCCGCCCGCCCCGAGCGCGCAGGGCGCGCCGGTGCCGCAAGCGGAGCGTCCGCGCGGCGAATCACCGCGGCGTGGAGGCGGCAACGAGCGCGGTCACGATCGAAGCGGCGAGCGCAGTCAGGACAAGGGCGGTCAGCCGCGCGGAGATCGCGAGCGCTAG
- a CDS encoding amidohydrolase family protein → MSLAAAIPIISADSHVTEPPDTYLARIDRRFKDRAPRLVHDDKRGDLFVIDGLDKPIPMGLVAAAGKPAEELTMFGARFEDLHRGGWDPQARLADQARDGVSAEVIYPTVGMMLCNHPDFDYKQACFDAYNLWIAEYCGAHPDRLLGIGQTAMRSVEDGIRDLRRIRELGLRGVMLPGNPAVADYHDPVYAPFYEAAIDLGLPLSFHILTSQQDNFKTRGPKLNAFMSIIRGCQDLVGAFVFGGVFERHPRLRLVCVEADAGWVPHFMYRMDHAYDRHRYWLPPSGTLTKMPSEYFREHVYTTFQDDWVAFQVKDLCNVRRLLWANDFPHSDSTWPRSQELLAKHAAHLTPEELRWVLHDNVAELYGLPAA, encoded by the coding sequence ATGAGCCTCGCGGCCGCCATCCCCATCATCTCCGCCGATTCGCACGTCACCGAGCCGCCCGACACGTATCTGGCCCGGATCGACCGACGCTTCAAGGACCGAGCCCCCCGCCTCGTGCACGACGACAAGCGCGGAGATCTGTTCGTCATCGACGGACTCGACAAGCCCATCCCGATGGGCCTGGTGGCGGCCGCCGGGAAGCCGGCCGAGGAGCTCACGATGTTCGGGGCCCGCTTCGAGGACCTGCACCGCGGCGGCTGGGATCCGCAGGCGCGGCTCGCCGACCAGGCCCGCGACGGCGTCAGCGCCGAGGTGATCTACCCCACCGTCGGGATGATGCTCTGCAACCACCCCGACTTCGACTACAAGCAGGCCTGCTTCGACGCCTACAACCTGTGGATCGCCGAGTACTGCGGAGCGCACCCCGACCGCCTCCTGGGCATCGGGCAGACCGCGATGCGATCCGTGGAAGACGGCATTCGCGACCTCCGCCGTATCCGGGAGCTCGGCCTTCGTGGGGTCATGCTGCCGGGAAACCCGGCGGTGGCCGACTATCACGACCCGGTATACGCGCCGTTCTACGAGGCGGCCATCGACCTCGGGCTGCCACTGTCCTTCCACATCCTCACGAGCCAGCAGGACAACTTCAAGACGCGCGGGCCGAAGCTCAACGCGTTCATGTCCATCATCCGCGGCTGCCAGGACCTGGTCGGGGCGTTCGTCTTCGGCGGCGTGTTCGAGCGTCACCCGCGGCTGCGGCTCGTGTGCGTGGAGGCCGACGCGGGCTGGGTGCCCCACTTCATGTACCGCATGGACCACGCCTACGACCGGCATCGCTATTGGCTGCCGCCGTCGGGGACGCTCACCAAGATGCCCAGCGAGTACTTCCGCGAGCACGTCTACACCACCTTCCAGGACGACTGGGTGGCCTTCCAGGTCAAGGACCTGTGCAACGTGCGCCGGCTGCTCTGGGCCAACGACTTCCCGCACAGCGATTCGACCTGGCCGCGCTCGCAGGAGCTACTGGCCAAGCACGCGGCCCATCTCACCCCGGAGGAGCTCCGCTGGGTGCTCCACGACAACGTGGCCGAGCTGTACGGCCTCCCGGCGGCCTGA